The following proteins come from a genomic window of Miscanthus floridulus cultivar M001 chromosome 2, ASM1932011v1, whole genome shotgun sequence:
- the LOC136539864 gene encoding uncharacterized protein, with translation MAAVQPRVAPRRHPPPPSPLVPPLPAAPSQAPAARPQLPCKRSHAAVAVAHGRNKERVAESCCPSSSRLDQLELVLVDDDSGEEDDGCGSCVDGAGGAGGGQEDDEEESGSGSGGVAWWSQESGGGGRRRSLWANGSRATEGGQLRAGGERDDEDPTVAAARRQEEDRKFWEACLASGYP, from the coding sequence ATGGCCGCCGTGCAGCCACGCGTAGCCCCACGCCGGCatccgccaccgccgtcgccgctgGTTCCGCCGCTACCAGCAGCGCCGTCGCAGGCGCCGGCGGCGCGGCCGCAGCTACCGTGCAAGAGGAGCCACGCCGCCGTGGCCGTCGCCCACGGCAGGAATAAGGAGAGGGTGGCGGAGTCGTGCTGCCCGTCGTCGTCGCGGCTGGACCAGCTGGAGCTGGTGCTGGTCGacgacgacagcggcgaggaggaCGACGGCTGCGGTAGCTGCGTCGACGGTGCCGGTGGTGCCGGCGGCGgacaggaggacgacgaggaggagagcgggagcgggagcggtgGTGTCGCCTGGTGGAGCcaggagagcggcggcggcggtcgccgCCGCTCCCTGTGGGCGAACGGGAGCAGAGCAACCGAGGGCGGCCAGTTACGCGCCGGCGGCGAGCGCGACGACGAGGACcccacggtggcggcggcgaggcggcagGAGGAGGACCGCAAGTTCTGGGAGGCGTGCCTGGCGTCGGGCTACCCCTGA
- the LOC136531159 gene encoding superoxide dismutase [Cu-Zn] 4A-like, with protein sequence MVKAVAVLGSSEGVKGTIFFTQEGDGPTTVTGSVSGLNPGLHGFHVHALGDTTNGCISTGPHYNPASKEHGAPEDETRHAGDLGNVTAGADGVANISVTDSQIPLTGPNSIIGRAVVVHADPDDLGKGGHELSKSTGNAGGRVACGIIGLQG encoded by the exons ATGGTGAAGGCTGTTGCTGTGCTTGGTAGCAGTGAGGGTGTCAAGGGCACCATCTTCTTCACCCAAGAGGGAGATG GCCCTACCACTGTCACCGGGAGTGTCTCTGGCCTCAATCCTGGCCTCCATGGGTTCCATGTGCATGCACTTGGTGACACCACCAATGGCTGCATTTCAACTG GACCACACTACAATCCTGCGAGCAAGGAGCATGGAGCACCAGAAGATGAGACCCGCCATGCCGGTGATCTTGGAAATGTGACAGCTGGAGCAGATG GTGTTGCTAACATCAGTGTTACCGACAGCCAG ATCCCACTGACTGGGCCAAACTCAATCATTGGCAGAGCTGTTGTTGTTCACGCTGATCCTGATGATCTTGGAAAGG GTGGGCACGAGCTCAGCAAGAGCACTGGAAACGCTGGTGGTCGTGTTGCTTGTG GGATCATTGGACTCCAGGGCTGA